In one Spirosoma rigui genomic region, the following are encoded:
- a CDS encoding TolC family protein yields MKTITASASLVGLLLATTTWSQPAPPVGTVPTRQALIEQALTKSYALANNQAEQRKVQIEKQGLKNQYLPEVTFNPTYTHLDRDISITLPRLPYQPLPKEVYSGPYELEQQLQPQNIMKATVQANMLLFSGTKIPTLNKALTFKEQAVRALADKERMAIIRDVALAYDQLGLISQSEQVLDEADKRLAEQVRFINKAVKEGLATPYDRSKVELAVQDLQAKRVDLNGKRQLALARLTQLTGVPAEQLAGIRPELTRLVADMNVASVENRPELKSLELAREATRYRQKATLSGYLPQVYAFGKNELYRKDLSAIEPYWYAGVGVRWTLFDKFTSRTERRTAQQDLEMAQNTMNQTRDLLTLNLQKSQSEMTTANQLADVAQQKAVLARKALDIATRQYEQGLIRITERLEAETDYQKAELDYVQTIANQRAAQVAQLEAVGTLTSTDIN; encoded by the coding sequence ATGAAAACGATAACCGCTTCCGCATCTTTAGTAGGTTTGCTACTGGCCACAACGACCTGGTCGCAGCCTGCTCCGCCGGTCGGCACGGTGCCCACCCGGCAGGCGCTGATTGAGCAGGCGCTGACGAAAAGCTACGCACTGGCCAACAACCAGGCGGAGCAACGGAAGGTACAGATCGAAAAGCAGGGACTAAAAAACCAGTACCTGCCCGAAGTGACCTTCAACCCAACTTACACGCACCTCGACCGCGACATCAGTATTACACTGCCCCGGCTGCCCTACCAACCACTGCCCAAAGAAGTATACAGCGGCCCCTATGAACTGGAGCAGCAACTTCAGCCGCAGAACATTATGAAAGCAACCGTACAGGCCAACATGCTCCTGTTTTCGGGAACCAAAATTCCCACGTTGAACAAAGCCCTTACTTTCAAAGAGCAGGCTGTCCGTGCGCTGGCCGATAAAGAGCGGATGGCCATTATCCGGGATGTAGCCCTGGCCTATGATCAGCTGGGTTTGATTTCCCAGTCGGAGCAGGTGCTCGACGAAGCCGACAAACGACTGGCCGAGCAGGTACGGTTCATCAATAAAGCCGTGAAAGAAGGACTGGCCACCCCCTATGACCGCAGTAAAGTCGAGCTGGCGGTGCAGGACTTGCAGGCAAAACGCGTTGACCTGAACGGAAAACGACAGCTGGCTCTAGCCCGCCTGACTCAGCTGACCGGAGTCCCGGCCGAACAGCTAGCCGGTATCCGCCCCGAATTGACCCGGCTGGTGGCCGATATGAACGTAGCATCGGTAGAGAACCGTCCCGAGCTGAAATCACTGGAACTGGCGCGGGAAGCCACGCGCTACCGGCAGAAAGCGACGCTGTCGGGATACCTGCCCCAGGTATATGCATTCGGTAAAAACGAGCTGTACCGGAAAGACCTGTCGGCTATCGAACCCTATTGGTATGCGGGCGTTGGCGTTCGCTGGACCCTGTTCGATAAGTTCACGTCACGTACCGAGCGCCGGACGGCCCAGCAGGATCTCGAAATGGCGCAGAATACCATGAACCAGACGCGCGATCTGCTAACGCTGAACCTGCAGAAAAGCCAGTCGGAAATGACTACGGCCAACCAACTGGCAGATGTAGCCCAGCAGAAAGCAGTGCTGGCCCGCAAAGCCCTCGACATTGCTACCCGACAGTATGAGCAGGGACTCATCCGGATTACGGAACGGCTCGAGGCCGAAACGGACTACCAGAAAGCCGAGCTCGATTATGTCCAGACCATTGCCAACCAACGGGCTGCCCAGGTGGCTCAACTCGAAGCAGTAGGCACCCTCACCAGTACCGATATCAACTAG
- a CDS encoding HlyD family secretion protein, with protein sequence MKAHILPAVAISLLTLAGCQSKQTLTSDLEGKVKKETVGVSAKVTGRIVQLLVKEGDIVTKGQILARIDVPEAEAKLLQAQGAYTSAKAQYQMALHGATPNERRQADAALAAAREQAALAEKSLGRVQNMYRDSLISAQQYDEMSAKYQSAKAQLTGTQAKRDEVEGTVRAERVRMAYGDMLRAEGALKEVQAAIREKAIVAPQAMTIESISLHEGELAPAGYTVLSGYDNSRTYLRFTVSEKEVARFAKGNEYSVKLPFAANQTVAAKLVTVKELNSYASRTSSYPTYELGEATYELKLVPTDPLQQDKLLSNQTVLLPNN encoded by the coding sequence ATGAAAGCGCATATTCTCCCGGCAGTAGCCATTAGTCTTTTAACACTGGCGGGCTGCCAGTCCAAACAAACCCTGACGAGCGATCTGGAAGGAAAAGTAAAAAAAGAAACCGTTGGCGTATCGGCCAAAGTAACCGGACGTATTGTCCAGCTGCTGGTGAAAGAAGGTGACATTGTTACCAAAGGGCAAATTCTGGCCCGCATCGATGTTCCTGAAGCCGAAGCCAAGTTGCTTCAGGCGCAGGGGGCTTACACCTCGGCCAAAGCCCAGTATCAAATGGCGCTGCACGGGGCCACACCCAATGAACGCCGGCAGGCCGATGCCGCCCTGGCTGCCGCCCGCGAGCAGGCTGCTCTAGCCGAGAAAAGTCTGGGCCGTGTGCAGAATATGTACCGCGACTCGCTGATTTCAGCGCAGCAGTACGACGAGATGAGCGCGAAATACCAGTCGGCGAAGGCACAACTGACGGGTACGCAGGCCAAACGAGACGAGGTTGAAGGGACGGTACGGGCCGAACGGGTCCGGATGGCTTACGGCGATATGCTCCGGGCCGAAGGGGCGCTGAAAGAGGTGCAGGCGGCTATCCGGGAAAAAGCGATCGTAGCCCCGCAGGCCATGACCATCGAAAGCATCAGCCTCCACGAAGGCGAACTGGCCCCAGCCGGCTACACGGTACTGTCGGGCTACGACAACAGCCGGACCTACCTGCGTTTCACGGTGAGCGAAAAAGAAGTAGCCCGCTTTGCCAAAGGTAATGAGTACAGCGTGAAGCTGCCCTTTGCCGCCAACCAGACGGTAGCGGCCAAACTCGTGACGGTGAAAGAGCTGAACAGCTACGCTTCCCGTACCAGCAGCTACCCTACCTACGAGCTGGGTGAAGCAACCTACGAATTGAAACTTGTGCCCACCGACCCTCTTCAACAGGATAAGCTGTTGTCGAATCAGACGGTATTGCTGCCCAACAACTAA
- a CDS encoding TetR/AcrR family transcriptional regulator gives MRQATKLPAPDDTSTAQRIVDAAMTLFFRYGYSRVVVDDIVRELAISKKTVYNHFGGKSEILTAGIDHFARQFRQRADEIVNDVDLSLRQKLNAYLQHIGGSFSAVNKEFWDDLKRSEPVSYKKANDFRRDMQLRYLTQLVEEGVRVGYIRDDASRQIAIVMFISAVQQLTDADFLSQFPAEITRDIPATTQDRIDLVLNILLRGILTEKFYLE, from the coding sequence ATGAGACAAGCAACTAAACTACCGGCTCCTGATGACACAAGCACGGCTCAGCGTATAGTCGATGCCGCTATGACCTTGTTTTTTCGCTACGGCTATAGCCGGGTAGTTGTCGATGACATTGTGCGGGAACTAGCCATCAGTAAGAAAACAGTCTACAATCACTTCGGCGGTAAATCGGAGATTTTAACCGCTGGCATTGACCACTTTGCGCGGCAGTTCCGGCAGCGGGCCGATGAGATCGTGAATGATGTAGATTTGTCACTCCGGCAGAAATTAAACGCCTATCTGCAGCATATTGGTGGTAGTTTCTCGGCCGTCAACAAGGAGTTCTGGGATGATCTAAAGCGTTCGGAACCAGTTTCTTATAAGAAAGCCAATGATTTTCGGCGCGACATGCAACTGCGCTACCTGACCCAACTCGTCGAGGAGGGCGTTCGCGTAGGGTATATCCGGGACGATGCGTCCCGGCAAATTGCCATCGTGATGTTCATCAGCGCCGTGCAGCAACTGACCGACGCTGATTTTCTGAGCCAGTTTCCCGCCGAAATTACCCGTGACATCCCCGCAACAACCCAGGACCGAATCGACTTGGTGCTCAACATCCTTTTGCGTGGCATTCTGACCGAAAAATTCTACCTGGAGTGA